CCGGGAAAGCGGCGGGTATCTGCGGGTTTTGTTGGATTTTGCGTCCGCGGGCGCAAAATTCCACAGCGGTGAAGGGCTTTGTCGCTTTCCCTTTGACAGGCGCAGGAATCCGCGCCTTATTGCGCCCCCTACGCCGCGATTCCTAATCAACCAAATAGCAAGGGGGTTCCCAAGGCATGAACAAGCAGGATTTGATCAGCGCAGTTGCTGAAAGCAGCGGCCTTAGCAAGAATGACGCGACCAAGGCCGTCGAAGGCGTGTTCGACGCCATCACCAGCGCGCTGAAGAAGGGCGACGAAGTGCGCCTCGTCGGCTTCGGCACTTTCTCCGTTTCGCAGCGCAAAGCGTCCACCGGCCGCAACCCGCGCACCGGCGAAACCATGACCATCAAGGCTTCGACCCAACCCAAGTTCAAGGCCGGCAAGGGCCTAAAGGATTCGGTCAACTGAGGCGCGCGGCGCCTGCCTTCCCGGGGGCGCCGACCGTTCGACCATCTGCCGGCATCGCGGCCGGAAAGTTTTCAGGAGAGTGATGCGGCG
This window of the Sphingobium sp. CR2-8 genome carries:
- a CDS encoding HU family DNA-binding protein — translated: MNKQDLISAVAESSGLSKNDATKAVEGVFDAITSALKKGDEVRLVGFGTFSVSQRKASTGRNPRTGETMTIKASTQPKFKAGKGLKDSVN